ACTTTTTATATTGAATTAAATGATGCTATTGCTAGCGTAACTTCAGAGGATGATAACGGCAGTGTCTTATTTACACAAGATAATATAGATTACAGTAAACGTTTAGGATTTACTTTAGACAATAATTTTATTTATAAAAACTGGAATATTGGACTTGGAGCCACATATCTCGGGACAACTAACGCAATAAATAAGTCACTTAACAACACATCTGATTATCTATGGGCTTTAAATCTTCAAACCTCTATTAATTATAAAATTGAAAAGTGGAATACTAATATTTCTAGCCAACTTAAATACAACGGTAAAACGCAAGGTATTTTTTATGACACTAATGGTGAATTATTTATTGGTGAAACTGATGCATATACCTGGTTAAATCTATCACTAAAAACAAATATAACGCCTAAATTATCTACAACATTAGGTGTAAGAAACCTTTTGGATGTTGTCGACATTAATACAGGTGTTTCAGCAGGAGCCCATTCTTCCTCCACCTCAACCTCTAGATTGATTGGTAACGGTCGGTCATTTTTTTTAAAACTAACCTATAATTTAAACTTTAATACAAATAAAAAATGAAAAACAAATTTTTAACATTAATAGTCTGCTTAACTGCTTTAGCTTTTACAAACTGTAGTAGTGATGATGATATCACAAATCCTACAACAACAACTCCAACTCCTGCTTCTTCAGGTGGTATAATAGACCCAACAGTTGGTGGTTTTAACCAACCAAATCGTGTCTATTTTGATTTAAGTACAGGTGAAGAAGTAGCGGTACAGCGTGACACTTGGGAACTAGCTGTTTATAATGGATCAGAAAACAGAGTGTACCTTAATAATTCATTATTAGTATCTGCTGCTGAGTTAAGCGGTATTACAGATATTACATCTGTAACAGAAACTACAGAATTAAGCGCACCTTTGACTTTAAACACAATAGACCAAACTTACTCACCTATAACAGCAACTGTCACTACAGTTGAAGAACTAATTGAAGGGTTACCTGTAAACTATTTTCAATATGGTAACCTTGAAGAAGGGATTTCTTTTACGGATAGTAAAGAAGGAGAATTGACAGGAACTGCCTTTGGAGAAATTTCAACAACAGATAGCGAAAACAATGTTTATATCGTAAACTTAGGTAACCAAATACCTACTGAAGATAATGGTGGATTAAATCATATTGGAGATGCTAGAGGTTTTATGAAAGTAAGAATCCTAAGCGACGGAAATACTTATACTATTCAATACGCAGAATTAAGTAATACAACAGATTTTTCTGAAATTACCGTAACTAAAGATAGTAGTTACAATTTGACTGCTGTAAGCTTAACTAATGGTCAAATAATAGATACAGAGCCAATGTCTTCTGATTGGGATTTAGATTTAGGAGGTGTCTTTTCTTATTATGGGTCACAAGGTATTGATGCAGGATTAACTTATTCTGATTACACATTACATAATACGCTAAGTGGTGTAGGTTTATACCAAATTGATGTAGAAGATGACACAACACCAACCTATACTAATTTTTCATTTAGTGATATTAACGAAGTAAATTTAGTATTTGATAATCGTGCGCATATAGGGAGTGGTTGGAGAAATGTTGATTATTTAACAGGTGAAACCTCTGTTACTGCAAACAGATATTACATAATAAAAGATACTGATGCTAACTACTATAAATTAAGATTTACAGCTGTTGAAAGTGAAACTGGAGAAAGAGGTAATCCTCAATTTCAGTATGAATTACTGGAAGAATAAATCCTTAAAAATACTATTCCCTATTTTTTAATTAGTCTGTCTCAAAAAAGCCTTAACAATAAATGTTAAGGCTTTTTTTTATTGTGCTATTCCATATATCGGTTAGTGTAATCACTACTAACTATTCCTTTTAAATTATAAATCACTAAGTGTTTAAATAAGTCCTCTTCGGTATATAATTCGAATAAATTAGTCGACTTAAACAATAAATTATCCACTCTAAAAAAGTAAATCTTCACTACTAACTCTATATTGACTTCCGCCTTAATACTACCTTCAACTTTGGCTTGTGTTAAAAGTTTAAACACTATTGTATTAGACAGGTCTTCTATAAAGCTATCAAACAATTGACTCGCTTTTGGGTAGTACTTCTCCAATCCAAATAAAAAAGAGGGCTTAAAGTATTTTAAATACTCAAACCCTCTACGGTAAATTAATATAACACAAAAAACAGGATCTTTACCATTGCTATTAACAATCCCATCTATATCCTCTCTAAACTCCTTTAATAAACTATCAAGACTAGCAGTGACCAGATCTTCCTTGTTTTTAAAAAAAGAATAGATTGTTTTTTTTGATATCCCAAGCGCACTTGCCAACTCATCTAAAGTCACATGTTTACTACCACATTGCGTAAACTTAGTAATAGCATGTTTTAGCAACTCCGCTTTGGTAATCATTACTTTCTATTTTATCTCCATCCACCACCAAGTGCTTCATATAAATCTACGATAGACACTAATTGTTGTAATCGGCTATCAATTATATTAAGCTCAGCACTTAAGGCACTTTGTCTTGCAGTTAACAAGTCTAAATACGTTGCGTAACCATTTTTAAGCAACTCTTCAGAGTTTGATTCTGCAGTACGTAATGCTTCCACTTCATTTTCTCTAAATTCAAATTTCTTGATTTCAGACTCATAAGAAAACAATGCATTGGACACTTCACTTCCTGCAATTAACAAGGTCTTTTTAAACTGAAGCAATGCTTGTTCTTGTTGTGCAATAGCCACTTCTTTTTGTGTTTTTAAAGCCCTTTTATTAAATAATGGTTGCGTTAATCCGCCCACTATATTTGCAAAGATTGAGTTTGCGTTAAATAATTTATCTATCTCTAAACTTTGTAATCCACCTGAAGCTGTTAATTTTAAAGAAGGATACAAATTACTTTTAGCAACATTAGTCAACTCAAAAGATTGAATCAAATTATACTCTGCAGACATCACATCTGGTCGGTTACTTAATAGTGTTGCAGGAACACCAAGTTTAAGTTGCTCGTCAATTTTCTGAATATCTAAATTGCTTCTTTCAAAATGTTGTGCCGATTTACCAAGTAAAATACTTAACGTATTTTCTGTTTTAAAAATAGCTGTTTCAATATCTACCTGCAACGCTTGCGCACTATTGTATTGCGCCACATTTTGATCTACAGCAACTTGTGTCACTTGCCCCGCGTCTTTCAAAGCTTTAATAGTTTCGACACTTGTTTTTCTAGTCGCAATAGTTTCTTTAGTAACTTCCAATTGCGCATCTAAGGCCAATAAGTTGTAATACGTATTTGCTATGCTTGAAATCAATTGTGTTTTAACCGCTTGATGTCCTGCTACACTTTGTAAATAAGCCGCTTGCGTTGCTCTTTTATTACTACGTATTTTACCCCAAATATCTGCTTCCCAAGATAAATTTGCAGTAACGTCAAATTGATCTGTAGACGTATCCGTTAAAAACGCACCAAATTGTGTATTTTTAGACAACTCTTGATGTGTCCAATTAGTCCCAACACTTACAGATGGTAAATATCCTGCTTTACCTTGCTTTGCATAGGCTTGCGCAGCTACCATTTGTTGTATTGCAATACGCACATCCATGTTATTTTGTAAACCCTCCTCTATGTACTGTTGTAAATATTGGTCCGTAAATAAGGCTTTCCAAGAGACATCTGCAATAGACACGCTATCTGATGGTAAATTATCTGTTCGGTACAGTGTTTCACTTACCGGTAGCTCCGGTCTTACATAATCTTGTGCAACAAAACAACTTTGTAATGTTAGCGCAACGACTAGTATTAGTGCTCCTTTACTAAAATTTCTATGTTTTATATTAACTTTCATTGTTCTTATTCTTGAATAGTTTGTACTGCTGGTTTACTAGAAACTTTTTCTTGTAACCACTGAAATAATATAAATAGGACAGGGATTACAAAGACCCCTAAAATGGTTCCGATTAACATACCTCCTACAGCTCCTGTACCAATAGAATTGTTTCCTTCAGACCCAACACCTTTTGCAAGTACTAATGGCATCAATCCTAAAATAAAGGCGAAAGATGTCATTAAAATTGGACGTAAACGTGATTTTGCACCATCAATTGCTGCATCTACAATACTTTCTCCATGTTTACGTCTGGCTAATGCAAACTCTACAATAAGAATCGCATTCTTGGCGAGCAGACCAATAAGCATTATCAGGGCAATTTGGAAGTAAATGTTGTTTTCTAAGCCAAAAAGATAAGTACTGATATATGCTCCAAAGACACCAAATGGCAATGATAATATTACTGCAAATGGTAGTAAGTAACTTTCATATTGTGCACTTAATAAGAAATACACAAACAAGATACTTAAAGCAAAAATAAAGGTGGTTTGGTTACCTGCACTAACTTCCTCTCTAGTTAAACCAGAATAAGCTACTGTGTAATTACTTGGTAGTTTAGCAACTTCCTCTTCAATAACTCTAATCGCATCCCCTGTACTGTATCCATCATTGGTAGCACCTGATATACTTGTCGAGTTAAATAAGTTGAAACGTGTAACCGATTGTGGTCCATACACACGTTTTAAGTTCACAAACTGTGTAATTGGTGACATTTCTCCAGAATCTGTTCTAACAAACATGCTATTTAAAGCATCTACATCTGCTCTGTCATCTGGTAATGCCTGAATGTATACTCTAAATTGTTTACCAAATTTAGAGAAATCTGAAGCATAAACCCCTCCAATATACCCTTGTAATGTTGAAAATATACTATTAATTGGCACCCCTTTTTCTTTGGCTAAAGGCACATTAATTTCCATTTCGTATTGTGGGTAATTAGTACTAAAAGACGATTGCGCATATTTAATTTCTGGATGACCCATTAACGCCATCGAGAAATCTTTATTTGCTTGATCTAAATCTGTAAACTCGCCACCAAACTTATCTAATAAATTGACTTCAAAACCTGCCGAGTTACCAAAACCACGGATACTTGGAGGTGAGAAGAAAATAATTTTAGCTTCTGGCATTGTTGCTACCACACCAAATAGTTTTCCTGTAATAGCTTGTACTGATGTCGAAGGATCTTCACGATCACCCCAATCTGCTAATTTTATAATACCAAAACCATAGTTACTACCTGCACCACTAATTAAACTACGTCCTTTAATAAAGTTTACTGCGACAATACCATCAATACCATTGATTTTCTCGTATAAATCTCTTGACACAGCATCGGTTCTATCTAAAGACGCACCAGCTGGCAACTCGATGTTTGCGAAAATGATTCCTCTATCTTCATTAGGTACAAACCCTGTAGGTGTGTTTTGTGATGCCCAGAAAATTCCAACAATAGCTAATCCTAATAACACCACTGACACCCATTTTCTTTTGTATAAAAAGTGAAGTGATTGACCATAACGTTGTATTGTTGCATTAAATCCACGGTTAAATAATCTATAAAAACGTTTTAATGGACTTTTACCTTTTAGCTCTTCGTCATCCTTGTGCGATTTTAATAATAAAGCACATAACGCAGGACTCAAGGTCAAGGCATTTACTGCCGAAATAAGAATCGCAATAATTAGTGTCACCCCAAACTGTTCGTAAAAGACACCCGTTGGTCCCGTTATAAACGTTACCGGAATAAATACCGCTGCCATTACTAAAGTAATAGATATGATGGCTCCTGATATTTCATTCATAGCAGTTAGTGTCGCTGTCTTAGGATCTTTTTCACCTTCATCCAATTTAGCATGTACGGCTTCCACAACCACAATAGCATCATCCACTACAATACCAATAGCGAGGACTAATGCAAATAGCGTTAATAAGTTAATAGAATACCCAAACACATTTAGGAAAAAGAATGTACCAATAATAGATACTGGTACTGCAATTGCCGGAATTAATGTCGAACGGAAATCTTGCAAAAAGATAAACACTACTAAGAACACCAATAAAAAGGCTTCCATTAACGTACTAATTACCTTCTCGATAGATGCATTTAAAAACAAACTTGTATCATAAGGTACAAACACATCCAATCCTTCAGGCAGGTCTTTTTTAACACCTTCTAAAGTTGTTTTAATGTTTTCAATAATTACTCTTGCATTAGATCCCTTTGTTTGGAAAATCCCCATAAATACCGCAGGATTACCCTTACTCATCGCATTAGATGCATAAGATTGTGCATCCAACTCGATAGTTGCCACATCACTCAAACGTAAAAACTGCCCATTACCTAAAGCTTTTATAACAATATCTTCATATTGTTTTTGTTCTTTAAAACGTCCACTATACGTTAATGTATAAGAAAATGCTTCTCCGTTATTTTGTCCTAAAGATCCTGCTGCTGCTTCTAAGTTTTGCTCTGCTAACGCTTCAGAAATATCTGAAGGTATTAATTTATAGGCTGCTAATTTCTCAGGCTTTAACCAAATACGCATAGCATAATCTTGTTGCGAGAATACACTAACATCACCAACACCACTAATACGTTGCATGGCAGGAATTACGTTAATTTTTAAGTAATTCTGAATATACGTTGCATCATAATCCTCGTTCTCCGAGTACATTGAAATAAACATCAAGGCACTTGTTTCTTGCTTTTGAGTCGTTACACCTGTTTGAAGTACTTCTTGAGGTAATAATGAACTTGCTCTAGACACACGGTTTTGTACGTTTACCGCTGCGATATCTGCATCCATCTCCTGATTAAAGTACACCGTGATTTCTGCTGTTCCTGTATTTGAAGCTGTAGAGGTAATGTATGTCATTCCTTCTACACCGTTAATTTGTTCTTCAATAGGGACAATTACACTTTCTAATACCGTTTCTGCATTGGCACCAGGGTATGATGCAGTCACTTTAATCGTTGGTGGTGCAATATCTGGATACTCCTCTATAGGTAAGCTTGTTATACTAATAACCCCTAGTATGACTATGATAATAGAGATTACTGTTGAAAGCACTGGTCTTTCAATAAATGTTTTTAACATGACTAATATATTTGTTAGTTACTAGTTTTTAAATAATACGGCTACTGGCTTAATCGCCTCCTCAAATGATGTTTCTTGCGGCGCAATTGCCATTCCAGTTTTTAATTTACCGACACCAGATACAATAATCTTATCCTTTAAGTCTACTCCAGACTCTACAACATATAGATTATCAATTGTTGCTTTTATTTTTACTATTGAAGTCACAACCTTATTATCTGCTCCAACTTTAAATATCATTACATTTCCTTGTTGCTCATAAGTAGCCTGCTGAGGAATAATAATTGCATTCTCATACACGGTTGGAATTTGGATTGTACCACTATTACCATTCGTTAATAATTGATTTGGGTTATCAAACACCGCTCTTAAACTTACCGTACCTGTATTCTTGTTAACTTGACCAGTACTTGTTTCGATTTTACCTTTTTCAGAATAGGTACTTCCGTTAGCTAACACCAAATTGATGTCAGCGTAGTTGGCTAATTTCTCTTTCAAGTTTTTTCCTTCTGCGCTTTGCAAGAAGTCTAAATACTGAGATTCGTTTAAACTAAAAAACGCATACACTTTACTAATATCACTTACACTAGTTAAAGGCGTTGGATCTGCAGGGCTAACTAAAGCACCTTCTCTATAATTAATAGCACCAACGTAACCATCGACTTGACTTCTAATTGTACCATAACCGATACTTGCAGAGACACTACTATAATTAGCTTTTGCTTGTGCTAAATTAGCTTTGGCCGTTTCTAACTGTACAGGGCTAATAATATTTTTTTGTACTAAGGGAACCAATTTATCAACCTCTACTTGTGCTACGTTAACACGAGCTTTTGCAGCGCCAGCATCTTGGTTTAAAGACTGTGTTTCTAATTTAAATAACACTTGCCCTTTACGTACTTTTTGCCCTTCGTCCACCATTACTTTTTGAATGTAACCAGAAACTTTGGCTCTTACATCACTGTTAACGATACCTTCTAAATTTGTTGGATATGCTTTAAAACCAGTTACCGTTTTAGTTTGTATTTGGGTTACAGGAAAAGGGGCAGCTGGAGCTTGAGCTGCTGCTGCAGGACTATCTTGCTTACCTCCACAACTTAAAATGACTAAAAAGGCACTTAGCGCTAGTAACGTTACTATTTTATTATGTTTCATTTTTTACTTAGTTTAAATATCGAATTGATTGTCTGTAATTTTTGTTCTTAAATCTTTAATAGAAGCACTAGCTCCATCTATAAATTTGATATAATCATCATGAAAGTTTAAATCAAATTTTTCATCTTCATTTTCTATTTTAGTGTTGTTAATAGTCTCTTTATAATCTTTAATCTCTAAATGTATTATGCGTTCTTCGGTCCAATGATTTACCATCTTATCGATATGTTGAATAATGGTATCTTTTTTAATTACAAAATACTTTTTACGGTCTCCTGTTTTTGTGAAGTATTGAATCTTGTTTAAATCCTGTAAATGATTTAAATGTGTAGAGATTGTACTTTTACTAGCACATAATACGGTTACCATATCTTCAAATGTGGTTCCTTTTTTACCCGTAAGAATTATATAAGCCAATATACGAGCAGCAACAGGCGCTAATTGCTCTCTGTTTTCTAAATGCACGCCTAGTTTTTCCACTAACGCCATTTTTTCTTTGCAGATCTCTTCTTTCATTTCTAAACAATTTAATTTCTGAAATTTTAAACATAGCAATCTATTAAAACTATATTCTCTGCAAATTTATAGATTAGTTCGGAACTAACCGAACTAACCGAAGTTAAAATGTTGTTAAATAAAAAAGCCTACTGTTAACAGTAGGCTTTTAAAGTATATAATATTGAGGTTTAGACTATAAGGCTGATTTAAATTGCTCTAAAAATCTAACATCATTTTCGCTTAATAAACGTATATCACTAATTTGATGCAATAACATTGCTATACGATCGATACCTACACCAAAAGCAAATCCAGAGTATTCTTCTGCATCTATACCGCAATTAGTTAAGACATTTGGATCTACCATACCACAACCTCCAATCTCTAACCACCCCGTTCCTTTGGTGATTTTGTGATCAGTTTCTGTTTCTAATCCCCAATACACATCTATCTCGGCACTTGGCTCTGTAAACGGGAAGTATGACGGACGTAATCTAATTTTAGATTTCCCGAAAAGCTCTGTTGTAAAATATTGTAAAGTTTGTTTTAAATCTGCAAAACTCACATCTTTATCGATATACAACCCTTCCACTTGATGAAAGAAACAATGTGAACGCGCCGATATTGCTTCGTTACGATACACACGTCCCGGTGATATTGTACGTATAGGCGGTTGATTATTTTCCATATAACGGACTTGTACAGAACTAGTGTGCGTACGTAATAAAATATCTGGATTGGTTTGCACAAAAAAGGTATCCTGCATGTCTCTTGCCGGATGGTATTCTGGTAAGTTAAGTGCTGTAAAGTTGTGCCAATCGTCTTCTATTTCTGGACCTTCGCTGACATTAAACCCAATGTTAGAAAAGATATCGATGATTTGATTTTTTACGATAGATATTGGGTGACGTGATCCAATAGTTATTGGCTCTCCTGGTCTTGATAAATCCCCACTTATACCTTCGTCTTGTGTATTATTATCTAGCTCTTCTTTTAAAGCATTCACTTTATTTTGAGCGGTATTTTTTAAGGTATTGATCACTTGACCAAATTCTTTTTTCTGGTCTTTTGCTACGTTTTTAAATTCGGCAAAATAGTCGTTAAGCAATCCTTTTTTACCTAAATATTTTATACGAAACGCTTCAACCTCTTCTTTGGTTTGTGCTTTAAAGGCGTCTGCTTCTGCTATAAGTTCTTTTATCTTATCTATCATAATCTTCTAAATGATTGGCAAATTTATGAATTTTATCGTGATTTGCGTTAGCGATGAAGGCATTTGTTGAAGCTCTTTTATTTGCCAAAAAGCAAATTAAAAGCGACTGCCGATAGCGCGACCCTTGTGGTAACGCCCAAAATTTACTTAATATATTCGGTTTCCAAAAAGTAATTAACGATCGCTTCTTTCATTAAAACACTTTGTTCTCCTGCTTTTAAGTTTGGTAACTCGCCGATCGTTTTATAGTGTGGCCATCCATCTTCATCGGCAAACTCAAACTCGTAATACCCATAAGGTACTAACAATTTACAGATCGCAATGTGCATTAAATCTAGTTTGTGATCCTTTTTAAATGTACGTTCCAACTGTCCTAATTCTTGTACACCAATTAAATAAATTATTGCATCTAAGTCTAGTGTGTCTCCGTCTGCAAATTGGTTAGATAGCTTAGTCACTATCTCCTGCCATCTCTCTTTTAACTGTTCGTCTCTTGCCATAATAATTTTAAAGTCGCAAAGTTAATTTATATTTGCCTAAAATCTAACTTTATGGCTGTAATTGATATTGTTTTAGGTGCTTTACTATTATTTGGTTTAGTTCGCGGATTGTTTAAAGGACTTTTTGTCGAGCTAGCATCGATTGTGGCATTAATTGCTGGTGTTTATGGCGCCATCCATTTTAGCTATTTTGTTGCCGAATTTTTGATGGACAAAACCTCTTGGAACGAGAAAACAATTAACACGACTGCGTTTGCTATAACTTTTGTGATTATCATTTTGGTGATTAGTTTAGCTGGAAAAGCATTGACAAAGTTAGCCGATTTTGCCTCTTTAGGAATTTTAAACAAACTATTAGGCGCCTTGTTTGGAGCGCTGAAAATAGGACTTATTTTAAGTGTTTTATTGATTGTTTTTGATAAAATGAATAACGCCATCCCATTTGTTCAGGATGAGGACATTGCCGATTCTATCTTATATGCTCCTGTAAAATCTTTGGCACCATTAGTTTTTCCAAGTATTATTAAATCTGATGATGACAATGAAGAAAACGAAGACAATCAAATTATTGATCCTGCTGAACCTACTAACGAGTCTGAAGCTTAAGGATTAATCTAAATGGTAGATTTCCATAATATCTTCTAAATAGTGATCAAAATCTATTTTTAAGTCTATTAGCTTACCGGTGTGCACATCAAATACCCAACCGTGCACTTTTAAACCTCTGTCCCTATATGCTTTTTGTACAGCTGCCGTTTTGAGCAAGTTTACACATTGCTCCTTGACGTTAAGTTCCACCAAACGGTCGTACTTTTTCTCCTCGTCTTTAATCGCGTTTAATTCGTCTTTATGTATGCGATACACATCACGGATATTACGTAACCAAGAATTTAAAATACCTAAATCTGCAGATTGCATAGCTGCTTTAACACCTCCACAAGCATAGTGCCCACAAACCACAACATGGTTTACTTTAAGATGTACTACTGCATATTCCACAACGGACATTGCACTTAAGTCATTACCCGAAACCATATTTGCGATGTTACGATGTACAAACACTTCACCTGGACCTAAACCCATTAAATCTTCGGCCGTTACACGACTATCACTGCAGCCTATGTAAAGTAATTCTGGACTTTGTCCTTTTCCTAAGTTTTCAAAATAGTCTTTGTCTATGGATAGCTTTGCTTTTACAAATTTTTCATTGTTATCAAACACCCTTTTTATATCCATCAAATTATTATTTAAAATTGATCTTTTACGTTGTTTTTAATCCATTGTAAACACGAATTAAAATCTTTAAAAATGTGCTCCTTTGGAATTAAATCAGGAATGATATCAATACGCTCCATCATATACCTAGGTTGCTTTAGTAAGTTTACAAATAATACATTAATACCTTGTTTTCTTAAATCTACTAAAACATCTTCCATTGCATACAAACCGGATTGATCCATATACTGCATACGTCCCAATCTAATAACAACGGTTCTTGCTGTGCTTGGAATTTGCTTTGCTAGTTGCTGAAAATCTGACGTAGAGCCAAAAAACAATGGGCCTTTTATATGTTTGATAAATACCTCTTCTTTTAAAATTGAAGGAAAGTCAATCTCATCCGACCATGCTTCTTCTTTTAATGGTTTTACATCTGAACGCTGCGCCGTTAAATCTCCTATTTTTTTCATGAATAACAGCGAGGCTATCACCAATCCAATACCTACTGCGTATATTAAATCCCATGTACTAGATAAGACCAACACGACTAACATAATAAGCACTTCTGAACTAAGCTTAATTGGTCCAATTTTCATGTCTTTTGGTAATGCAGGAATAGCCTTTAAACCTTTGTAATCCATTACACCAATACCAACCGTTAGTAAAATACCTGCCAAAACAGCAGCCGGGATTTTTGAAGCAACAGGACCAAGAGCTAACAAAACAAACAATAACATAACCCCTGCAATCATACCTGATAATCGTGTTCTTCCTCCTGCATTAATGTTGACAACGGTTCTAATAGTCGCTCCCGCTCCTGGAATACCTCCAAAAAGAGAAGCGATACTATTACCAATCCCTTGTCCTATTAATTCTTTATTTGGGTTGTGTTTTGTTTTAGTCATGTTATCCGCAACAACACTAGTTAATAAGGAATCTATGGCCCCTAAAAGCGCTAAAGTAATAGCCGTAAATATATAGGGCGTAATACTTTTTAAGCTAAATCCAGTAATGACTTCAAAATGGAGTTCTGGCAATCCTGATGGAATTTCTTCAATTGCACGATAGTCTAAATCAAAACCATACGCCACACCAGATACGACA
This portion of the Olleya sp. Bg11-27 genome encodes:
- a CDS encoding HmuY family protein; protein product: MKNKFLTLIVCLTALAFTNCSSDDDITNPTTTTPTPASSGGIIDPTVGGFNQPNRVYFDLSTGEEVAVQRDTWELAVYNGSENRVYLNNSLLVSAAELSGITDITSVTETTELSAPLTLNTIDQTYSPITATVTTVEELIEGLPVNYFQYGNLEEGISFTDSKEGELTGTAFGEISTTDSENNVYIVNLGNQIPTEDNGGLNHIGDARGFMKVRILSDGNTYTIQYAELSNTTDFSEITVTKDSSYNLTAVSLTNGQIIDTEPMSSDWDLDLGGVFSYYGSQGIDAGLTYSDYTLHNTLSGVGLYQIDVEDDTTPTYTNFSFSDINEVNLVFDNRAHIGSGWRNVDYLTGETSVTANRYYIIKDTDANYYKLRFTAVESETGERGNPQFQYELLEE
- a CDS encoding TetR/AcrR family transcriptional regulator; this translates as MITKAELLKHAITKFTQCGSKHVTLDELASALGISKKTIYSFFKNKEDLVTASLDSLLKEFREDIDGIVNSNGKDPVFCVILIYRRGFEYLKYFKPSFLFGLEKYYPKASQLFDSFIEDLSNTIVFKLLTQAKVEGSIKAEVNIELVVKIYFFRVDNLLFKSTNLFELYTEEDLFKHLVIYNLKGIVSSDYTNRYME
- a CDS encoding efflux transporter outer membrane subunit produces the protein MKVNIKHRNFSKGALILVVALTLQSCFVAQDYVRPELPVSETLYRTDNLPSDSVSIADVSWKALFTDQYLQQYIEEGLQNNMDVRIAIQQMVAAQAYAKQGKAGYLPSVSVGTNWTHQELSKNTQFGAFLTDTSTDQFDVTANLSWEADIWGKIRSNKRATQAAYLQSVAGHQAVKTQLISSIANTYYNLLALDAQLEVTKETIATRKTSVETIKALKDAGQVTQVAVDQNVAQYNSAQALQVDIETAIFKTENTLSILLGKSAQHFERSNLDIQKIDEQLKLGVPATLLSNRPDVMSAEYNLIQSFELTNVAKSNLYPSLKLTASGGLQSLEIDKLFNANSIFANIVGGLTQPLFNKRALKTQKEVAIAQQEQALLQFKKTLLIAGSEVSNALFSYESEIKKFEFRENEVEALRTAESNSEELLKNGYATYLDLLTARQSALSAELNIIDSRLQQLVSIVDLYEALGGGWR
- a CDS encoding efflux RND transporter permease subunit, producing MLKTFIERPVLSTVISIIIVILGVISITSLPIEEYPDIAPPTIKVTASYPGANAETVLESVIVPIEEQINGVEGMTYITSTASNTGTAEITVYFNQEMDADIAAVNVQNRVSRASSLLPQEVLQTGVTTQKQETSALMFISMYSENEDYDATYIQNYLKINVIPAMQRISGVGDVSVFSQQDYAMRIWLKPEKLAAYKLIPSDISEALAEQNLEAAAGSLGQNNGEAFSYTLTYSGRFKEQKQYEDIVIKALGNGQFLRLSDVATIELDAQSYASNAMSKGNPAVFMGIFQTKGSNARVIIENIKTTLEGVKKDLPEGLDVFVPYDTSLFLNASIEKVISTLMEAFLLVFLVVFIFLQDFRSTLIPAIAVPVSIIGTFFFLNVFGYSINLLTLFALVLAIGIVVDDAIVVVEAVHAKLDEGEKDPKTATLTAMNEISGAIISITLVMAAVFIPVTFITGPTGVFYEQFGVTLIIAILISAVNALTLSPALCALLLKSHKDDEELKGKSPLKRFYRLFNRGFNATIQRYGQSLHFLYKRKWVSVVLLGLAIVGIFWASQNTPTGFVPNEDRGIIFANIELPAGASLDRTDAVSRDLYEKINGIDGIVAVNFIKGRSLISGAGSNYGFGIIKLADWGDREDPSTSVQAITGKLFGVVATMPEAKIIFFSPPSIRGFGNSAGFEVNLLDKFGGEFTDLDQANKDFSMALMGHPEIKYAQSSFSTNYPQYEMEINVPLAKEKGVPINSIFSTLQGYIGGVYASDFSKFGKQFRVYIQALPDDRADVDALNSMFVRTDSGEMSPITQFVNLKRVYGPQSVTRFNLFNSTSISGATNDGYSTGDAIRVIEEEVAKLPSNYTVAYSGLTREEVSAGNQTTFIFALSILFVYFLLSAQYESYLLPFAVILSLPFGVFGAYISTYLFGLENNIYFQIALIMLIGLLAKNAILIVEFALARRKHGESIVDAAIDGAKSRLRPILMTSFAFILGLMPLVLAKGVGSEGNNSIGTGAVGGMLIGTILGVFVIPVLFILFQWLQEKVSSKPAVQTIQE
- a CDS encoding efflux RND transporter periplasmic adaptor subunit, whose protein sequence is MKHNKIVTLLALSAFLVILSCGGKQDSPAAAAQAPAAPFPVTQIQTKTVTGFKAYPTNLEGIVNSDVRAKVSGYIQKVMVDEGQKVRKGQVLFKLETQSLNQDAGAAKARVNVAQVEVDKLVPLVQKNIISPVQLETAKANLAQAKANYSSVSASIGYGTIRSQVDGYVGAINYREGALVSPADPTPLTSVSDISKVYAFFSLNESQYLDFLQSAEGKNLKEKLANYADINLVLANGSTYSEKGKIETSTGQVNKNTGTVSLRAVFDNPNQLLTNGNSGTIQIPTVYENAIIIPQQATYEQQGNVMIFKVGADNKVVTSIVKIKATIDNLYVVESGVDLKDKIIVSGVGKLKTGMAIAPQETSFEEAIKPVAVLFKN
- a CDS encoding GbsR/MarR family transcriptional regulator, whose product is MKEEICKEKMALVEKLGVHLENREQLAPVAARILAYIILTGKKGTTFEDMVTVLCASKSTISTHLNHLQDLNKIQYFTKTGDRKKYFVIKKDTIIQHIDKMVNHWTEERIIHLEIKDYKETINNTKIENEDEKFDLNFHDDYIKFIDGASASIKDLRTKITDNQFDI